The following are encoded in a window of Castanea sativa cultivar Marrone di Chiusa Pesio chromosome 9, ASM4071231v1 genomic DNA:
- the LOC142608741 gene encoding uncharacterized protein LOC142608741, which yields MNLNDISVLAANNIWDYGGLVNFCWVLIIIIFCYAFVILVVVRGCAGIAGWFLFLFYAVLAGLAFMFSSSILLQILACAIYGNWWPMLSALMHVLVPMPCLFFGGGST from the exons ATGAACTTGAATGACATATC GGTTTTGGCTGCTAATAATATCTGGGATTATGGAGGATTGGTTAATTTTTGTTGGgtactaattattattattttttgctatgcatttgtaattttggttGTGGTGCGTGGATGTGCTGGGATTGCTGGAtggttcttgttcttgttctatGCAGT GCTTGCTGGGCTTGCTTTTATGTTTTCATCTAGCATCTTGTTACAGATTCTG GCTTGTGCAATATACGGCAATTGGTGGCCCATGTTATCAG CTCTCATGCATGTGCTGGTGCCTATGCCTTGCTTATTCTTTGGAGGTGGTTCCACTTAG